The following nucleotide sequence is from Vicinamibacterales bacterium.
TCGCTGCCGCGCGGTAACTACGCCAGGATCTCCTGCGCGGTCCGCAGCAGATCGCGCAGGCGGAACGGCTTGGCCAGCCAGCGGCAGCCGGTCTCGTCGAGGAACCGTTCCGCCTCGGTGCCGGCGACGTCGCCGGTGACGAACAGAATGCGCCGCGCCATCTCCGGGTGCTCGCGCTCGAGCGCCCGGTAGAACGCCATCCCGTCGACGCGCGGCATCTTCAGGTCGCACACGATCAGGTCGTAGGTGCGTGCCGCCACGCGCGCGAGCGCCTCCTCTCCGTCCCCCGCCCGATCCACGACGAAGCCGGCATCGACGAGGGATTCGGCGACGGCCGCCCCCAGCGCCGCCTCGTCCTCCACCACCAGCACCACCGCCCCGGCGCCGACGTCGACGCGCTCGACCTCCTTCGGCAGCGCCGGCTTGACCGGGCCGTCGCTCACCGGCAGCGAGACGAAGAACGACGCGCCGCTTCCCGGCTCCGACTTCACCGATATCCGGCCGCCATGCTCCTGCACGATCGCGTAGGCGACCGTCAGTCCGAGGCCGGTGCCCTTGCCGACTTCCTTCGTGGTGAAGAACGGATCGAAGATGCGCGGCTGCACGTCCTCGGGCACGCCCGGACCATCGTCGTTGACCTCGAGCACGACCGCGTCGCCGTCGAGATCGTGCCAGGTGCGGACGACGAGCATGCCGCGTCCGTTGGCGCCGATCATCGCCTGCTCGGCGTTGATGATCAGGTTGAGGAGCACCTGCTGGAACTGGTGCGGATCGGCGAAGGCGAGCGGCAGGCCGGCGGCGAGCGCCTCGATCACCGTGATGTTCGCCAGCGACTGCTCGTAGGCGCGCAGGGCCAGGGTGTCGCGGACGATCTGGTTCACGTCGACCATGGCGCGCGTG
It contains:
- a CDS encoding ATP-binding protein, producing MSSTLSANVEAFARLFEAVHEGVYIGAIDAAKTTTASANPHLKLMFGFAADTPESDVRPFEPDRFVDPQARDGFIARLQRDGAVNDYLLRLRRADRVAIWVEVTAHAETQDGGVRIEALVRDVSERKRLDDQARDLYHQLLQAEKLAALGQTISGVAHELNNPLATILTWAERLSQRPVDEQTRRGLETILSESERAAKIVRNLLTFARKRHTTRAMVDVNQIVRDTLALRAYEQSLANITVIEALAAGLPLAFADPHQFQQVLLNLIINAEQAMIGANGRGMLVVRTWHDLDGDAVVLEVNDDGPGVPEDVQPRIFDPFFTTKEVGKGTGLGLTVAYAIVQEHGGRISVKSEPGSGASFFVSLPVSDGPVKPALPKEVERVDVGAGAVVLVVEDEAALGAAVAESLVDAGFVVDRAGDGEEALARVAARTYDLIVCDLKMPRVDGMAFYRALEREHPEMARRILFVTGDVAGTEAERFLDETGCRWLAKPFRLRDLLRTAQEILA